A genomic window from Luteolibacter sp. LG18 includes:
- a CDS encoding LPXTG cell wall anchor domain-containing protein, which produces MDAKPSFELRPPPSPEKLLPSGGTGIPPWQIALAGTALLLLVAIFVLVFRKKKPLDEISIRKRAYRDALRSLDEARPTGSREAATLSSFILRRYLAVVARDPSLYETHEEFVGRHDVLASLSPETREQTVAGFGHLASLKYGKETRAGEGAPVIESSRTLLETLNRALAA; this is translated from the coding sequence ATGGACGCGAAACCGTCATTCGAGCTCCGTCCCCCGCCCTCTCCGGAAAAGCTGCTGCCCTCCGGGGGCACCGGCATTCCACCATGGCAGATCGCCCTGGCCGGCACCGCGCTGCTGTTGCTGGTAGCGATCTTCGTGCTGGTGTTCCGCAAGAAGAAGCCGCTCGACGAAATCTCCATCCGCAAGCGCGCCTACCGCGATGCCCTGCGATCGCTGGACGAGGCCCGCCCGACCGGCAGCCGCGAGGCGGCCACCCTCTCCTCCTTCATCCTGCGCCGCTACCTGGCGGTGGTGGCGAGGGATCCCTCGCTTTACGAAACCCACGAGGAATTCGTGGGTCGGCATGACGTGCTCGCGAGCTTGTCCCCGGAAACCCGCGAGCAAACCGTGGCGGGCTTCGGCCATCTCGCGTCCTTGAAATACGGCAAGGAAACCCGGGCCGGAGAAGGTGCTCCCGTGATCGAGTCCTCCCGCACGCTGCTCGAAACCCTCAACCGCGCGCTGGCGGCATGA